A window of Halostella salina contains these coding sequences:
- a CDS encoding CDC48 family AAA ATPase, which translates to MKLTVKPLKQKDAGRGLAAIDRATMGELDLENGDYILIGEGEDRAVARVWPGYPEDEGRGIIRIDGRLRQEANVGIDDNVTVETADVKPATSVTVALPQNLRIRGNIGPLVRDKLSGQAVTEGQTVPFPLSFGPMSSSGQSVPLKIASTEPSGTVVITDSTEIQISEKPAEQIAGAPGDTSGGDTPNVTYEDIGGLDDELEQVREMIELPMRHPELFQQLGIEPPKGVLLHGPPGTGKTLMAKAVANEIDAHFDTISGPEIMSKYYGESEEQLREVFEEAEENAPAIVFIDELDSIAPKREEAGGDVERRVVAQLLSLMDGLDERGEIIVIGATNRVDAIDPALRRGGRFDREIEIGVPDKEGRKEILQVHTRGMPLADGIDLDRYAENTHGFVGADLESLTKEGAMNALRRIRPELDLESEEIDADVLDRLQVTERDLKEALKGIDPSALREVFVEVPDVSWDQVGGLEDTKERLRETVQWPLDYPEVFEQMDMEAAKGVLMYGPPGTGKTLMAKAVANESQSNFISIKGPELLNKFVGESEKGVREVFSKARENAPTVVFFDEIDSIAGERGRGTGGGSEVSERVVSQLLTELDGLEELEDVVVIATTNRPDLIDNALLRPGRLDRHVHVPVPDEDARRAIFEVHTRNKPVADDVDLDWLAGETDGYVGADIEALVREASMAASREFIDSVDPDEIGESVGNVRVRREHFETALDEVTPSVTEDVREQYEEIEEQFDTTEVEGEETVGRTFQ; encoded by the coding sequence ATGAAGCTCACCGTAAAACCACTCAAACAGAAAGACGCGGGCCGCGGACTGGCGGCGATCGACCGCGCCACGATGGGGGAACTGGACCTGGAGAACGGCGACTACATCCTCATCGGGGAGGGCGAGGACCGCGCCGTCGCGCGCGTCTGGCCCGGCTACCCCGAGGACGAGGGCCGCGGGATCATCCGGATCGACGGCCGCCTGCGACAGGAGGCAAACGTCGGCATCGACGACAACGTCACCGTCGAGACGGCCGACGTGAAGCCGGCGACCAGCGTCACCGTCGCCCTGCCGCAGAACCTCCGCATCCGCGGGAACATCGGCCCGCTGGTGCGCGACAAGCTCTCCGGCCAGGCCGTTACCGAGGGCCAGACGGTGCCGTTCCCGCTCTCCTTTGGCCCGATGTCCAGCAGCGGGCAGTCCGTCCCGCTGAAGATCGCCTCGACCGAGCCGAGCGGCACGGTCGTCATCACCGACTCGACCGAGATCCAGATCAGCGAGAAGCCCGCCGAGCAGATCGCCGGCGCGCCCGGTGACACGAGCGGCGGCGACACGCCGAACGTCACCTACGAGGACATCGGCGGTCTCGACGACGAGCTGGAGCAGGTCCGCGAGATGATCGAGTTGCCGATGCGCCACCCCGAGCTGTTCCAGCAGCTCGGCATCGAGCCGCCGAAGGGCGTCCTCCTGCACGGGCCGCCCGGCACCGGCAAGACGCTGATGGCCAAGGCGGTCGCCAACGAGATCGACGCCCACTTCGACACCATCTCCGGGCCGGAGATCATGTCGAAGTACTACGGCGAGAGCGAGGAGCAGCTCCGCGAGGTGTTCGAGGAGGCCGAGGAGAACGCCCCCGCGATCGTGTTCATCGACGAGCTGGACTCCATCGCCCCGAAGCGCGAGGAGGCCGGCGGTGACGTGGAGCGCCGCGTCGTGGCGCAGCTCCTCTCGCTGATGGACGGGCTGGACGAGCGCGGCGAGATCATCGTCATCGGCGCGACCAACCGTGTCGACGCCATCGACCCCGCGCTCCGGCGCGGCGGTCGCTTCGACCGCGAGATCGAGATCGGCGTCCCCGACAAGGAGGGCCGCAAGGAGATCCTGCAGGTGCACACCCGCGGGATGCCCCTGGCCGATGGGATCGACCTGGACCGGTACGCCGAGAACACGCACGGGTTCGTCGGCGCGGACCTGGAGAGCCTGACCAAGGAGGGCGCGATGAACGCGCTCCGGCGCATCCGGCCCGAACTCGACCTCGAATCCGAGGAGATCGACGCCGACGTGCTCGACCGGCTGCAGGTCACCGAGCGCGACCTGAAGGAGGCGCTAAAGGGGATCGACCCCTCCGCACTCCGCGAGGTGTTCGTCGAGGTGCCCGACGTGTCCTGGGACCAGGTCGGCGGCCTGGAGGACACCAAGGAGCGCCTCCGGGAGACCGTCCAGTGGCCGCTCGACTACCCCGAGGTGTTCGAGCAGATGGACATGGAGGCCGCGAAGGGTGTACTGATGTACGGCCCGCCCGGCACCGGCAAGACGCTGATGGCGAAAGCCGTCGCCAACGAGTCCCAGAGCAACTTCATCTCGATCAAGGGACCGGAGCTGCTCAACAAGTTCGTCGGCGAGTCCGAGAAGGGCGTCCGCGAGGTGTTCAGCAAGGCCCGGGAGAACGCCCCGACCGTGGTGTTCTTCGACGAGATCGACTCCATCGCGGGCGAACGCGGCCGCGGCACCGGCGGCGGCAGCGAGGTCAGCGAGCGCGTCGTCTCGCAGCTGCTGACCGAACTCGACGGGCTGGAGGAGCTGGAGGACGTGGTCGTCATCGCGACCACGAACCGCCCGGACCTCATCGACAACGCGCTGCTGCGGCCCGGTCGGCTGGACCGGCACGTCCACGTGCCCGTCCCCGACGAGGACGCGCGCCGCGCGATCTTCGAGGTCCACACCCGGAACAAGCCCGTCGCCGACGACGTCGACCTGGACTGGCTCGCCGGCGAGACCGATGGCTACGTCGGCGCGGACATCGAGGCGCTCGTCCGCGAGGCGTCGATGGCCGCCAGCCGCGAGTTCATCGACTCCGTCGACCCCGACGAGATCGGCGAGAGCGTCGGGAACGTCCGTGTGCGCCGCGAGCACTTCGAGACTGCGCTGGACGAGGTGACCCCCAGCGTCACCGAGGACGTCCGCGAGCAGTACGAGGAGATCGAAGAGCAGTTCGACACCACCGAGGTCGAAGGCGAGGAGACCGTCGGCCGGACGTTCCAGTAG
- a CDS encoding Hsp20/alpha crystallin family protein: protein MNLNQLADGDERVVREYRYDDGVVIAADLGPVADADVDVLADTAIVVTGTDGDEEQIEIDLPGEDAEVFMKNGVLTIELEDEA, encoded by the coding sequence ATGAACCTCAATCAACTGGCCGACGGCGACGAACGGGTCGTCCGCGAGTACCGCTACGACGACGGCGTCGTGATCGCGGCCGACCTCGGACCGGTGGCCGACGCCGACGTCGACGTGCTGGCCGACACCGCCATCGTCGTGACCGGAACCGACGGGGACGAGGAACAGATCGAGATCGACCTGCCCGGCGAGGACGCGGAAGTGTTTATGAAAAACGGCGTCCTCACCATCGAACTGGAGGACGAAGCATGA